From a region of the Tenggerimyces flavus genome:
- the tatC gene encoding twin-arginine translocase subunit TatC, which translates to MSISIGQLLGRKKPKPTPDEEGRMTLVEHLRELRGRLLKSVIALIIMMIVAWQFYGVLFQLLQHPLDTAVAAINATRDDLTVGVNWGNISSPLMLQLKITFVAALVAASPIWLYQLWAFILPGLHKNERKWSLAFLGTAGPLFIIGVFVGYLAMPKGIQVLLSFTPILEETTIKTQNLLDVSNMLDFILRLLIVFGLAFEIPVFVILLNLVGVLSAARLSKWRAPIIFFIFVFAAVATPSIDPFTMLMLAVPMSALFIISELIARLIDRRRKASLVAAGVDVEKIERAGESKDD; encoded by the coding sequence GTGAGCATCTCCATCGGACAGTTGCTGGGCCGTAAGAAGCCCAAGCCGACTCCGGACGAAGAGGGTCGCATGACCCTCGTCGAACACCTACGTGAGCTGCGCGGCCGGCTGCTGAAGTCGGTCATCGCGCTGATCATCATGATGATCGTGGCGTGGCAGTTCTACGGCGTGCTGTTCCAGCTGTTGCAGCATCCGCTGGACACCGCGGTCGCGGCGATCAACGCCACGCGCGACGATCTCACCGTCGGCGTGAACTGGGGCAACATCTCCTCGCCGCTCATGCTCCAGTTGAAGATCACGTTCGTCGCCGCGTTGGTGGCGGCGTCGCCCATCTGGCTGTACCAGCTGTGGGCGTTCATCCTCCCCGGGTTGCACAAGAACGAGCGCAAGTGGAGCCTGGCGTTCCTCGGCACCGCTGGGCCGCTGTTCATCATCGGCGTCTTCGTCGGCTACCTCGCGATGCCGAAGGGCATCCAGGTGCTGCTGTCGTTCACGCCGATCCTCGAGGAAACGACGATCAAGACGCAGAACCTGCTCGATGTGTCGAACATGCTCGACTTCATCCTGCGGCTGCTGATCGTCTTCGGGCTCGCGTTCGAGATCCCTGTCTTCGTGATCCTGCTCAACCTGGTGGGCGTGCTGTCCGCCGCGCGGCTGAGCAAGTGGCGCGCGCCGATCATCTTCTTCATCTTCGTGTTCGCCGCGGTCGCGACTCCGTCGATCGACCCGTTCACGATGCTGATGCTCGCGGTCCCGATGAGCGCCTTGTTCATCATCTCCGAGCTGATCGCGCGCCTCATCGACAGGCGCCGCAAAGCGAGCCTGGTGGCCGCCGGCGTCGACGTGGAGAAGATCGAACGAGCCGGCGAGTCCAAGGACGACTAG
- the tatA gene encoding Sec-independent protein translocase subunit TatA produces MPNLGPTEILLIIAVLVLLFGATRLPKIAAGLGESLRIFKKEIRTKDEDAEKAEKKDETPAPAAEATPPSITHTSASGQVPAQPVQEQAKDTEHTNR; encoded by the coding sequence ATGCCCAATCTCGGACCCACTGAGATCCTGCTGATCATCGCCGTACTCGTCCTGCTGTTCGGCGCCACCCGGCTTCCGAAGATCGCGGCGGGCCTCGGCGAGTCGCTGCGCATCTTCAAGAAGGAAATCCGGACCAAGGACGAGGACGCCGAGAAGGCGGAGAAGAAGGACGAGACCCCGGCCCCCGCGGCTGAGGCCACCCCGCCGTCCATCACGCACACCAGTGCGAGCGGTCAGGTCCCGGCGCAGCCCGTGCAGGAGCAGGCCAAGGACACCGAGCACACCAACCGGTGA
- a CDS encoding NAD-dependent epimerase/dehydratase family protein, producing the protein MRLLVLGGTVFLSKAIVAEALRRGHEVTAAARGTTSNPPEGATFVKLDRDDENGFAALEGEYDAVVDVARQPTHVRRAISALADRAKHWTFVSTCSVYSDDATPGQRVETAPLRQPLAADADEADPANYGEAKVSCEQEVAAGRGSDALIVRAGLIVGPGDPSDRFTYWPYRIARGGEVLAPGKPDDPVQLVDVRDLAAWIVDSTENGRTGVYDSTSTSFTRRQLLEAVAAGVGTDVQLTWVPQDFLLANEVNVWSGPKSLPLWVDEPENAGFMARDTSATAEAGLTIRDVADTARDTLVWIVDERGDKPWRSGLTEAEETDLLRNWHSR; encoded by the coding sequence ATGAGACTTCTCGTGCTCGGTGGCACCGTGTTCCTGTCCAAGGCGATCGTCGCGGAGGCGCTGCGGCGTGGCCACGAGGTCACCGCCGCCGCGCGGGGGACGACGAGCAACCCGCCGGAAGGCGCGACGTTCGTCAAGCTGGACCGGGACGACGAGAACGGGTTCGCCGCCCTCGAGGGCGAGTACGACGCGGTCGTCGACGTGGCGCGGCAGCCGACGCACGTACGCCGGGCGATCTCGGCGCTCGCCGACCGGGCCAAGCACTGGACGTTCGTCTCGACCTGCAGCGTCTACTCCGACGACGCGACGCCTGGGCAGCGCGTCGAGACCGCGCCACTCCGCCAGCCACTCGCGGCAGACGCGGACGAGGCCGACCCGGCGAACTACGGCGAGGCCAAGGTCTCCTGCGAGCAGGAGGTCGCGGCTGGCCGGGGGAGCGACGCGCTGATCGTGCGTGCCGGGCTGATCGTCGGCCCGGGCGACCCGAGCGACCGGTTCACGTACTGGCCGTACCGCATCGCCCGCGGCGGCGAGGTGCTCGCGCCCGGCAAGCCGGACGACCCGGTGCAGCTGGTGGACGTCCGCGACCTCGCCGCCTGGATCGTCGACTCGACCGAGAACGGGCGGACCGGCGTGTACGACAGCACGTCGACCTCGTTCACGCGCCGGCAGCTGCTGGAGGCGGTCGCGGCCGGTGTGGGGACGGACGTCCAGCTGACCTGGGTTCCGCAGGACTTCCTGCTGGCGAACGAGGTGAACGTCTGGTCCGGCCCCAAGTCGCTGCCGCTGTGGGTCGACGAGCCCGAGAACGCCGGATTCATGGCCCGCGACACCTCCGCGACGGCCGAGGCGGGTCTGACGATCCGTGACGTGGCTGATACCGCACGTGACACTCTCGTCTGGATAGTGGACGAACGCGGCGACAAGCCGTGGCGATCTGGGCTCACCGAGGCCGAGGAAACCGACCTCTTGCGTAACTGGCACAGCAGGTAG
- a CDS encoding helix-turn-helix transcriptional regulator: MIDDLPRSAGPGGAKEQVRRLLALLPYLLAHPGARVADVARVFGISERQLVADLGVLWFCGLPGMMPGDYIEVDMDAVEGDGTIHVSNADFLTRPFRLTSDEALGLLVALRVLRETGRSNEREMVDRVIARLEEAAGQASGSVTKQVEIQVDAFEDPEIRATIQDALDRGRRLHLSYWVPARDETTERDVDPMRIFLADGRTYLEGWCHRAEDVRLFRLDRVAKARVLDEPAVLPPQARPRDLSAGLFQPSPDHELATIDLDPPAAWVSEYYPCEEVIDLGAGQLRVRLRIADQRWLRRLALRLGGHARVIEPAGLAEAVSADARSALAAYETP; this comes from the coding sequence GTGATCGACGACCTGCCGCGATCCGCCGGCCCGGGCGGCGCCAAGGAACAGGTGCGCCGCCTGCTGGCCCTGCTCCCGTACCTGCTCGCCCACCCAGGCGCCCGCGTCGCCGACGTCGCGCGGGTGTTCGGGATCTCCGAACGCCAGCTCGTCGCGGACCTCGGCGTGCTCTGGTTCTGCGGGCTGCCGGGGATGATGCCCGGCGACTACATCGAGGTCGACATGGACGCCGTCGAGGGCGACGGCACGATCCACGTCTCGAACGCCGACTTCCTCACCCGCCCGTTCCGGCTCACCTCCGACGAGGCGCTGGGCCTGCTCGTCGCGCTGCGAGTGCTGCGCGAGACCGGCCGGTCGAACGAACGGGAAATGGTCGACCGGGTGATCGCGCGGCTGGAGGAGGCCGCGGGGCAGGCTTCGGGATCGGTGACGAAGCAGGTCGAGATCCAGGTCGACGCGTTCGAGGACCCGGAGATCCGCGCGACGATCCAGGACGCGTTGGACCGCGGCCGGCGGCTGCACCTGTCGTACTGGGTGCCGGCGCGCGACGAGACCACCGAACGCGATGTCGACCCGATGCGGATCTTCCTCGCCGACGGCCGGACCTACCTCGAGGGCTGGTGCCATCGGGCAGAGGACGTACGGCTGTTCCGGCTGGACCGGGTCGCGAAGGCGCGGGTGCTGGACGAGCCGGCCGTACTCCCGCCGCAGGCGCGGCCGCGGGACCTGTCCGCCGGGCTGTTCCAGCCGTCGCCCGACCACGAGCTCGCGACCATCGACCTCGACCCGCCGGCGGCATGGGTGTCGGAGTACTACCCGTGCGAGGAGGTCATCGACCTCGGCGCGGGTCAGCTGCGGGTACGGCTGCGGATCGCCGACCAGCGCTGGCTCCGCCGCCTCGCGCTGCGCCTGGGCGGGCACGCGCGCGTGATCGAACCCGCCGGCCTCGCCGAAGCAGTCAGCGCCGACGCCCGCTCCGCCCTCGCCGCCTACGAAACCCCCTGA
- a CDS encoding helix-turn-helix transcriptional regulator — translation MPPRKSERLMNLVICLLVSRHFVPKAKLRTLVEDYHELSLEAFEKMFERDKEELRELGIPIEIGSVASGFDDEVGYRIRRSEYELPPLTFTAEEVAVLGLAARVWQHASLAEATSRAVLKLGAEGLDADTAHLAALEPGPGAGEPSFVPLWRAVQTHTVVTFDYRRPGTAGPARRTFEPWGIINWRTRWYVLGHDRDRQAARMFRLSRIVGQVKEVGKPRAFEVPDGVDLRAEAERLRPTDSDPRGIATIRVRTGAGNGLRRRAQLIEPDGEGWDLVRVAFGDVVTLSEELAGYATDVVALDPPDVREATIQHLKSLLVESR, via the coding sequence GTGCCGCCCCGCAAATCCGAGCGGCTGATGAACCTCGTCATCTGCCTGCTCGTCTCGCGTCACTTCGTGCCCAAGGCCAAGCTTCGCACGCTCGTGGAGGACTACCACGAGCTGTCGCTCGAAGCTTTCGAGAAGATGTTCGAGCGCGACAAGGAAGAGCTGCGCGAGCTCGGCATCCCGATCGAGATCGGTTCGGTCGCGTCCGGTTTCGACGACGAGGTCGGCTACCGGATCCGCCGCAGCGAGTACGAGCTGCCGCCGCTGACGTTCACCGCGGAGGAGGTCGCCGTCCTCGGCCTGGCGGCGAGGGTCTGGCAGCACGCCAGCCTCGCCGAGGCGACGTCGCGCGCCGTGCTCAAGCTCGGCGCCGAGGGCCTCGATGCCGACACCGCGCACCTCGCCGCGCTCGAGCCCGGACCTGGTGCCGGCGAGCCCTCGTTCGTCCCGCTCTGGCGCGCCGTCCAGACCCACACGGTCGTGACGTTCGACTACCGCCGTCCCGGCACCGCCGGACCGGCCCGACGAACGTTCGAGCCCTGGGGAATCATCAACTGGCGCACGCGGTGGTACGTCCTCGGGCACGACCGGGACCGGCAGGCAGCGCGGATGTTCCGGCTCTCCCGGATCGTCGGCCAGGTCAAGGAGGTCGGCAAGCCGCGCGCGTTCGAGGTCCCGGACGGCGTCGACCTGCGCGCCGAGGCGGAACGGCTGAGGCCCACCGACAGCGATCCCCGCGGCATCGCGACGATCCGCGTCCGTACCGGTGCCGGCAACGGCCTGCGCCGCCGCGCCCAGCTGATCGAACCCGACGGCGAGGGCTGGGACCTGGTCCGCGTCGCGTTCGGCGACGTGGTCACGCTGTCGGAGGAGCTCGCCGGATACGCGACCGATGTCGTCGCCCTCGACCCACCCGACGTACGCGAAGCGACGATCCAACACCTCAAGAGCCTGCTAGTGGAGTCGCGGTGA
- a CDS encoding DUF3866 family protein, producing the protein MTTVRDGWAGTVKLDVETPDGPVPALAYVSLVGTPEVGDRVLLNTSAYARGLGTGGYALVVAVPDRLPPDVEGPGHLVKARYTPLQTMVLGVDEPDSPAYDVLRDADDLGGMPVVVADLHSALPAVLAGLYAARPGTRVAYVMTDGGALPLAFSKTVSSLRAASWLVGSVTVGQAFGGDLEAVTLHTGLLAARHVLGVDVAVVTQGPGNLGTGTRWGFSGVASGEAVNAVAALSGRAVGTLRVSSADPRPRHRGVSHHSLTAYGRVALAAADVVVPELPPPFGDELRDAVEALRARHTVVRVQVDGLAEAIAKSPVRVSSMGRSYDEDAPYFLACAAAGRHAAALLTD; encoded by the coding sequence GTGACGACTGTTCGTGACGGCTGGGCCGGCACCGTGAAGCTCGACGTCGAGACACCGGACGGGCCGGTGCCGGCGCTCGCGTACGTCTCCCTGGTCGGTACGCCGGAAGTCGGCGACCGGGTGCTGCTGAACACCTCCGCGTACGCCCGCGGGCTCGGGACGGGCGGCTACGCGCTGGTCGTGGCCGTGCCCGACCGGCTGCCGCCCGACGTCGAAGGACCGGGGCACCTGGTCAAGGCGCGCTACACGCCGCTGCAGACGATGGTCCTGGGCGTGGACGAGCCCGACTCCCCCGCGTACGACGTGCTGCGCGACGCCGACGACCTCGGCGGGATGCCGGTCGTGGTGGCCGACCTGCACTCCGCGCTGCCCGCCGTGCTGGCCGGGCTGTACGCGGCCAGGCCGGGCACCCGGGTGGCGTACGTGATGACCGACGGCGGTGCGCTGCCGTTGGCGTTCTCCAAGACGGTGTCGTCGCTGCGGGCTGCGTCCTGGCTGGTGGGATCGGTGACGGTCGGGCAGGCGTTCGGCGGCGACCTCGAGGCGGTCACGCTGCACACCGGGTTGCTGGCGGCGCGGCACGTGCTGGGCGTGGACGTCGCGGTGGTGACGCAGGGCCCGGGGAACCTCGGAACGGGAACGCGCTGGGGCTTCTCCGGCGTCGCTTCGGGCGAAGCGGTGAACGCCGTGGCCGCGCTGTCGGGACGGGCAGTCGGGACGCTGCGGGTGTCGTCGGCGGACCCGCGGCCGCGGCACCGGGGCGTGTCGCACCACAGCCTCACGGCGTACGGACGGGTCGCGCTGGCCGCGGCGGACGTGGTCGTGCCGGAGCTGCCGCCGCCGTTCGGGGACGAGCTGCGGGACGCGGTGGAGGCGCTGCGGGCGCGGCACACGGTCGTCCGGGTACAGGTGGACGGGCTGGCCGAGGCGATCGCGAAGTCGCCGGTGCGAGTGTCGTCGATGGGACGTTCGTACGACGAGGACGCGCCGTACTTCCTCGCCTGCGCAGCCGCCGGCCGGCACGCCGCCGCGCTGTTAACCGATTGA
- a CDS encoding class I SAM-dependent methyltransferase produces MRSYDDLVSEALAADFRGWDFGFLAGRIEGGEAWNYDDLASAEITDSTRLLDIGTGGGETLEGILAGRRPAHVVATEGWAPNVPVARERLEPFGIEVRQSVEGEPLPAADGEFDLVLARHAGASAAELSRVLQPGGVFLTQGVGRDNDLEFNEVLDGPPPTHANDPSFADSVAGLKQAGFAIDRAEETFNETGYLDIGAIVFHLMAVSWQVPGFDVTTYDQALRTLDARIRVEGRFVVRNHRTLIRARRV; encoded by the coding sequence ATGCGTTCCTATGACGACCTGGTGTCCGAGGCGCTTGCCGCCGACTTCCGAGGCTGGGACTTCGGCTTTCTCGCCGGCCGGATCGAGGGTGGCGAGGCCTGGAACTACGACGACCTGGCGAGCGCCGAGATCACGGATTCGACCCGGCTGCTCGACATCGGGACGGGTGGCGGCGAGACGCTCGAGGGGATCCTCGCCGGTCGACGTCCGGCGCACGTCGTCGCGACCGAGGGCTGGGCGCCGAACGTCCCGGTGGCCCGTGAGCGACTGGAGCCGTTCGGCATCGAGGTCCGGCAGAGCGTCGAGGGCGAGCCGCTGCCGGCTGCCGACGGGGAGTTCGATCTGGTGCTCGCGCGGCACGCCGGCGCGTCGGCTGCCGAGTTGAGCCGCGTCCTCCAGCCCGGTGGCGTCTTCCTGACCCAGGGCGTGGGGCGGGACAACGACCTGGAGTTCAACGAGGTGCTCGACGGTCCGCCGCCGACGCATGCCAACGACCCGTCGTTCGCCGACTCGGTCGCCGGACTGAAGCAAGCGGGCTTCGCGATCGACCGGGCCGAGGAGACGTTCAACGAGACCGGCTACCTCGACATCGGCGCGATCGTGTTCCACCTGATGGCGGTGTCGTGGCAGGTGCCCGGGTTCGACGTCACGACGTACGACCAGGCCCTGAGAACGCTCGACGCCCGGATCCGCGTCGAGGGGCGGTTCGTCGTACGGAACCACCGGACGCTGATCCGGGCGCGTCGAGTCTGA
- a CDS encoding FKBP-type peptidyl-prolyl cis-trans isomerase, which yields MRRRQALALLIVPLMFVAAACGGESGKKTETEKKPGGTGIEAVTVKGETSAKPTVEFAKPFKVAETAAKAVSEGKGETLAKGQQVIVDYVGINGRDGKEFDSSWKGGKPATFKLADGALIAGFIKGLVGQKVGSRVLITIPSKDGYAEGNQQAGINKGDSLIFVVDVKSAYKPLTKAEGTAVTPPAGLPTVTVKDGTPTALTVPKKAAPTKLVVQDLLIGKGAKVTAENTVNFHYIAANWRTGKKFDSSWDRKQALDLQLSQTQVKGLTTGLVGKTVGSRVLLIMPPDQGFGQDLQGTDVKKTDTVAFVIDILGAS from the coding sequence GTGCGTCGTCGCCAGGCTCTGGCTCTCCTCATAGTCCCGCTGATGTTCGTCGCCGCCGCCTGTGGTGGCGAATCCGGCAAGAAGACCGAGACCGAGAAGAAGCCCGGCGGCACCGGCATCGAGGCCGTCACGGTGAAGGGCGAGACCAGCGCCAAGCCGACGGTCGAGTTCGCCAAGCCGTTCAAGGTCGCCGAGACCGCGGCGAAGGCCGTGTCGGAGGGCAAGGGCGAGACGCTCGCCAAGGGCCAGCAGGTGATCGTCGACTACGTCGGCATCAACGGCCGCGACGGCAAGGAGTTCGACTCGTCCTGGAAGGGCGGCAAGCCGGCGACGTTCAAGCTCGCCGACGGCGCCCTGATCGCGGGCTTCATCAAGGGTCTGGTCGGCCAGAAGGTCGGCAGCCGCGTGCTGATCACGATCCCGTCGAAGGACGGCTACGCCGAGGGCAACCAGCAGGCGGGTATCAACAAGGGTGACTCGCTGATCTTCGTGGTCGACGTGAAGAGCGCCTACAAGCCGCTCACCAAGGCCGAGGGCACCGCGGTGACGCCGCCCGCCGGCCTGCCGACCGTGACGGTGAAGGACGGAACGCCGACGGCGCTCACCGTGCCGAAGAAGGCGGCGCCGACGAAGCTCGTCGTCCAGGACCTGCTGATCGGCAAGGGCGCGAAGGTCACGGCGGAGAACACCGTGAACTTCCATTACATCGCGGCGAACTGGCGTACGGGCAAGAAGTTCGACTCCTCGTGGGACCGCAAGCAGGCGCTCGACCTGCAGCTCTCGCAGACCCAGGTGAAGGGCCTCACCACCGGCCTGGTCGGCAAGACCGTCGGCAGCCGCGTGCTGCTGATCATGCCGCCGGACCAGGGCTTCGGCCAGGACCTGCAGGGCACCGACGTGAAGAAGACCGACACGGTCGCCTTCGTGATCGACATCCTCGGCGCCAGCTGA
- a CDS encoding ornithine cyclodeaminase family protein: MLVLSKADVQALLDIDALIDALAAAHVELSAGRVSMPSRVAATVPERDGFLAAMPAYLPSAGVLTSKLVALFPHNVDRPTHHAVIVAFDPATGEPAALLDGEVITAARTGAGSALSARLLAREDAEVLAILGTGVQARSHAIAVSRVRPIRELRVAGRDPAKAAKLAAELDDLLPQEVRAAETYREAMDGAAIVCATTHATDPVVRREWLSPGTHVTSVGFNRAGREVDEATVAEALVCVESRQAALAPFPAGSNELLQSGVQIHAELGELVAGTKPCRTAPDQLTLYKSVGVAVQDAAAAALVLAAAHQSGHGTEIGL; this comes from the coding sequence GTGCTGGTCCTTTCGAAGGCCGACGTCCAAGCCCTCTTGGACATTGACGCGCTGATCGACGCTCTCGCCGCTGCTCACGTCGAACTCTCAGCTGGTCGGGTCTCGATGCCTTCCCGCGTGGCAGCGACCGTGCCGGAACGGGACGGCTTCCTCGCCGCGATGCCCGCGTACCTCCCATCCGCTGGCGTTCTGACCAGCAAGCTCGTCGCGCTGTTCCCGCACAACGTCGACCGGCCCACGCATCACGCGGTCATCGTCGCGTTCGACCCCGCGACGGGGGAGCCGGCCGCACTGCTGGACGGCGAGGTCATCACCGCCGCTCGGACCGGTGCCGGGTCGGCGCTCTCGGCGAGGCTGCTCGCGCGAGAGGACGCCGAGGTGTTGGCGATCCTCGGCACCGGTGTGCAGGCCCGTTCGCACGCGATCGCCGTCAGCAGAGTCCGGCCGATCCGCGAGCTCCGCGTCGCCGGACGAGACCCGGCCAAGGCCGCGAAGCTCGCGGCCGAACTCGACGACCTCCTCCCGCAGGAGGTACGGGCAGCCGAGACCTATCGCGAGGCGATGGACGGCGCGGCCATCGTCTGCGCGACGACGCACGCCACCGATCCCGTCGTCCGGCGGGAGTGGCTGAGCCCCGGTACGCACGTCACCTCGGTCGGCTTCAATCGCGCCGGGCGAGAGGTCGACGAGGCGACGGTCGCGGAGGCGTTGGTCTGCGTGGAGTCGAGGCAGGCCGCGCTCGCTCCGTTCCCCGCGGGCAGTAACGAGCTGCTCCAATCAGGGGTCCAGATCCACGCCGAGCTGGGCGAGCTCGTCGCCGGAACGAAGCCCTGCCGCACCGCGCCTGACCAGCTGACTCTCTACAAGTCCGTCGGTGTCGCCGTCCAGGACGCCGCCGCGGCCGCCCTCGTGCTCGCCGCGGCGCACCAGAGCGGTCATGGAACGGAGATCGGCCTCTAG
- the pafA gene encoding Pup--protein ligase produces MDRRIFGLENEYGVTCTFRGQRRLSPDEVARYLFRRVVSWGRSSNVFLRNGARLYLDVGSHPEYATPECDSIIDLVTHDKAGERILEGLLVDAERRLREEGIAGDVYLFKNNTDSAGNSYGCHENYCVSRHGEFSRLADVLIPFLVSRQIMVGAGKVLQTPRGAVFAVSQRAEHIWEGVSSATTRSRPIINTRDEPHADAERYRRLHVIVGDSNMSESTTLLKLGSTDLVLRMIEAGIVLRDLTLENPIRAIREISHDITGRRRVRLANGREASALDIQEEYFTKARDFVERRDLATPAVAKVLDLWERTLKAVDSGDLSSVDREIDWVIKYKLLNRYRDKHGLSLTSPRIAQLDLAYHDIHRNRGLYYLLERRGLVNRVTTDLGVFEAKSVPPQTTRARLRGEFIKRAQERRRDFTVDWVHLKLNDQAQRTVLCKDPFRSVDERVEKLIQSM; encoded by the coding sequence ATGGACCGTCGGATCTTTGGCCTCGAGAACGAGTACGGCGTCACGTGCACGTTTCGTGGCCAGCGCCGACTGTCTCCCGACGAGGTTGCCCGCTACCTGTTCCGCCGGGTGGTCTCCTGGGGCCGCAGCAGCAACGTCTTCCTGCGCAACGGTGCCCGCCTCTACCTCGACGTAGGCAGCCACCCGGAGTACGCGACGCCGGAGTGCGACTCGATCATCGACCTGGTCACGCACGACAAGGCCGGCGAACGCATCCTCGAAGGACTGCTCGTCGACGCCGAGCGCAGGCTGCGCGAGGAAGGCATCGCGGGCGACGTCTACCTGTTCAAGAACAACACCGACTCCGCCGGCAACTCCTACGGATGCCACGAGAACTACTGCGTCAGCCGGCACGGCGAGTTCTCTCGCCTCGCCGACGTGCTGATCCCGTTCCTCGTGTCCCGGCAGATCATGGTCGGTGCCGGCAAGGTGCTGCAGACCCCGCGCGGTGCGGTGTTCGCGGTGAGCCAGCGCGCCGAGCACATCTGGGAAGGCGTGTCGTCGGCGACGACCCGTTCCCGCCCGATCATCAACACCCGCGACGAACCGCATGCCGACGCCGAGCGCTACCGCCGGCTGCACGTGATCGTCGGCGACTCGAACATGTCGGAGTCGACCACGCTGCTCAAGCTCGGCAGCACCGACCTCGTCCTCCGCATGATCGAGGCCGGCATCGTGCTGCGCGACCTCACGCTGGAGAACCCGATCCGCGCGATCCGCGAGATCTCCCACGACATCACCGGTCGCCGTCGCGTACGACTGGCGAACGGACGCGAGGCGAGCGCGCTCGACATCCAGGAGGAGTACTTCACCAAGGCCCGCGACTTCGTCGAACGACGTGACCTCGCGACGCCCGCGGTGGCGAAGGTGCTCGATCTGTGGGAGCGCACCCTCAAGGCCGTCGACTCCGGTGACCTGTCCTCGGTGGACCGCGAGATCGACTGGGTGATCAAGTACAAGCTGCTCAACCGCTACCGCGACAAGCACGGCCTCTCGCTGACGTCGCCGCGGATCGCACAGCTCGACCTCGCGTACCACGACATCCACCGCAACCGCGGTCTGTACTACCTGCTCGAGCGCCGCGGCCTGGTCAACCGGGTCACCACCGACCTCGGGGTGTTCGAGGCGAAGTCGGTGCCGCCGCAGACCACCCGGGCCCGGCTGCGCGGCGAGTTCATCAAGCGGGCGCAGGAACGTCGCCGCGACTTCACCGTCGACTGGGTGCACCTCAAGCTCAACGACCAGGCGCAGCGCACCGTGCTCTGCAAGGACCCGTTCCGCAGCGTGGACGAACGGGTGGAGAAGCTCATCCAGAGCATGTGA